From the genome of Halomonas sp. MCCC 1A13316, one region includes:
- a CDS encoding EAL domain-containing protein codes for MSAPQRRRWQYIALGCTLLLALADTVQSAADPGGIWLTEEERRYLEQNEPIVFVSQSRYPPFEFLDDNEERHGIMVELAQWIATEAGFHAQLTDTVFHQAQERVMSGDAHVLTSFFYSEARDRQFDFTQTVFEVPAAIFVAVERPDVARVSDLDGKRVATQRGDYAREYLASLDIEIELIQTDDFASAARAVMEGDADAMVGDEQIVLYYLYRSGFHQRMKRVGEPLYVGRNAMAVAEGNHLLQSILNKGIEHARSSGALDRLYGKWVGAELPGAGVDWRGYWPYGGGLALLVVLIVAWNVRLRQAVRHKTAELGLAASVFSHAREGIVITDAKGDILEVNEAFTRITGYRRDEVLGKNPRLLQSGQQEESFYQSLWKELLEKGAWEGELWNRRKNGETYPELLTISKVCDRQGQVSHFVAVFTDISRQKEHERQLQSMAFFDSLTELPNRILLADRLRQAMLAARRSGCQVSLAYIDLDGFKEINDRLGHDFGDRVLVVIAERLTSALREADTVARLGGDEFIIVLPEQNDVATVSVLIARLLRRIAEPIEIEQTYLYVSGSIGVVHFSPEDEIEPEQLIRQADQAMYQAKQAGKNRFHIFDAEHDRAVRGHHESVERMREALANDEFVLYYQPKVNMSTGEVVGVEALIRWQHPERGLLAPASFLPVIQQHPLAIDLGEWVLSQALGQFEAWAKAGIRLPVSVNIDAIHLQQGDFVERLRAEIARHPSVQHGDLMLEVLETNALEDVTHVASVMKACRGFGVEFALDDFGTGYSSLTYLRHFPASELKIDRSFVRDMLDDPEDLTILEGVLGLAVAFRRGIIAEGVETLLHGRMLLAMGYQLGQGYAIARPMPAKAIRSWLESWRPDPAWRQRQRARPEELQAIYAMVDHRACAAGLLHYLKGELADPPTVSSRKSRLEQWLSALDESSSRGSEHTARIAALCTVYDRLAEEALQLKAHEDDEQVEQHTRQMAGVSEELLDLLQYWIDASEAIQEDP; via the coding sequence ATGAGTGCACCGCAACGAAGGCGGTGGCAGTACATCGCCCTGGGCTGTACGTTGCTGCTGGCGCTTGCGGACACGGTGCAGAGTGCTGCGGACCCCGGCGGAATATGGCTGACCGAGGAGGAGCGTCGCTACCTGGAGCAGAACGAACCCATCGTTTTCGTCAGCCAGAGCCGCTACCCCCCATTCGAATTCCTTGACGACAACGAAGAGCGCCACGGCATCATGGTGGAGCTGGCTCAATGGATTGCCACCGAGGCCGGCTTCCACGCGCAGTTGACCGACACCGTCTTTCACCAGGCTCAGGAGCGCGTGATGAGCGGTGACGCCCATGTCCTGACGAGTTTCTTCTACAGTGAGGCTCGCGATCGCCAGTTCGATTTCACCCAGACGGTATTCGAGGTCCCCGCCGCAATCTTCGTTGCAGTGGAACGCCCCGACGTTGCTCGTGTGTCGGACCTCGATGGCAAGCGTGTTGCAACGCAGCGTGGCGACTATGCCAGGGAGTACCTGGCGTCGTTGGATATCGAGATCGAACTGATCCAGACCGACGATTTTGCCAGCGCAGCGCGAGCCGTAATGGAAGGAGATGCCGACGCCATGGTGGGCGACGAGCAGATCGTTCTCTATTACCTTTACAGAAGCGGCTTCCATCAGCGTATGAAACGAGTCGGCGAGCCGCTGTACGTGGGGCGCAATGCCATGGCGGTGGCGGAAGGAAATCACCTGCTGCAGTCGATTCTGAACAAGGGAATCGAGCATGCTCGCAGCAGTGGAGCGCTCGACCGGCTGTACGGTAAGTGGGTCGGCGCCGAGCTGCCCGGTGCCGGGGTCGACTGGCGTGGCTATTGGCCCTACGGGGGAGGCCTGGCGCTGCTGGTCGTCCTGATCGTTGCCTGGAACGTCAGGCTGCGCCAGGCGGTTCGACACAAGACGGCGGAACTCGGACTCGCCGCGAGCGTGTTCAGCCATGCGCGGGAGGGCATCGTCATTACCGATGCCAAGGGCGATATCCTCGAAGTCAACGAAGCCTTCACACGGATCACCGGTTATCGTCGCGATGAGGTCCTGGGCAAGAATCCGCGTCTCCTGCAGTCGGGCCAACAGGAGGAGAGCTTCTACCAGTCACTATGGAAGGAGCTGCTGGAAAAGGGCGCCTGGGAAGGTGAGCTCTGGAATCGGCGCAAGAACGGCGAGACCTACCCCGAATTGCTCACCATTTCGAAGGTCTGCGACAGGCAGGGCCAGGTGTCGCACTTTGTAGCCGTGTTCACCGACATCAGCCGGCAAAAAGAGCATGAGCGCCAGCTTCAGAGCATGGCATTCTTCGATAGCCTGACCGAGCTGCCGAACCGGATCCTGTTGGCCGACAGGCTACGCCAGGCCATGCTGGCCGCGCGGCGCAGCGGCTGCCAAGTGTCGTTGGCCTACATCGACCTGGATGGTTTCAAGGAGATCAACGATCGTCTGGGGCATGACTTTGGCGATCGGGTACTGGTGGTAATTGCCGAGCGTCTGACGTCGGCCCTGCGTGAGGCCGATACGGTGGCCCGCCTCGGAGGGGACGAGTTCATCATCGTACTGCCGGAACAGAACGATGTGGCGACCGTGAGCGTCCTCATCGCCCGTCTGCTGCGCCGCATTGCCGAGCCTATCGAGATTGAGCAGACCTACCTTTACGTGTCCGGCAGCATCGGCGTGGTGCATTTTTCGCCTGAAGACGAGATCGAGCCCGAGCAGTTGATTCGCCAGGCGGATCAGGCCATGTATCAGGCCAAGCAGGCGGGCAAGAATCGCTTTCACATCTTCGATGCCGAACACGACCGTGCAGTGCGCGGGCACCACGAAAGCGTCGAGCGTATGCGCGAGGCCCTGGCCAATGACGAGTTCGTGCTCTACTACCAACCCAAGGTCAACATGTCCACCGGCGAGGTCGTCGGCGTCGAGGCGCTGATTCGCTGGCAGCATCCCGAGCGAGGGCTGCTGGCCCCAGCCTCCTTCCTGCCGGTCATCCAGCAGCATCCTCTGGCCATTGACCTGGGCGAATGGGTGCTGTCCCAGGCACTCGGCCAGTTCGAGGCTTGGGCTAAAGCCGGCATTCGACTACCGGTCAGTGTCAATATCGATGCCATTCACCTCCAGCAGGGCGACTTCGTCGAGCGGCTGCGCGCCGAGATCGCTCGCCATCCGAGTGTGCAGCATGGCGATCTCATGCTTGAAGTACTCGAGACCAATGCACTGGAAGATGTCACTCATGTGGCATCCGTGATGAAGGCATGTCGCGGGTTTGGCGTCGAGTTCGCGCTGGACGATTTCGGTACCGGTTACTCCTCGTTGACTTACCTACGCCATTTTCCCGCCAGCGAGCTTAAGATCGACCGCAGTTTCGTACGCGACATGCTCGATGACCCGGAGGATCTGACGATACTCGAAGGCGTGCTCGGGCTGGCCGTCGCGTTCCGCCGGGGCATCATTGCCGAAGGGGTGGAGACGCTGCTGCACGGGCGCATGCTGCTGGCGATGGGCTACCAGCTGGGGCAAGGCTACGCCATCGCCCGGCCCATGCCCGCGAAGGCGATTCGGAGCTGGCTCGAGTCATGGCGCCCCGATCCGGCCTGGCGTCAGCGTCAGCGTGCCCGGCCGGAAGAGCTGCAAGCCATTTATGCCATGGTCGACCATCGCGCCTGCGCTGCCGGTCTGCTGCACTACTTGAAAGGTGAGTTGGCCGACCCGCCGACGGTGAGTAGTCGCAAGAGTCGACTGGAACAGTGGCTCTCCGCTCTCGATGAATCATCGAGCAGAGGGAGCGAGCACACGGCGCGGATCGCCGCACTCTGCACCGTCTACGATCGGCTTGCCGAGGAGGCGCTGCAACTCAAGGCGCATGAAGACGACGAGCAAGTGGAGCAGCATACCCGCCAAATGGCGGGAGTGAGCGAGGAATTGCTGGATCTGCTGCAGTACTGGATCGATGCCAGCGAGGCCATACAGGAGGACCCGTAA
- the pdxB gene encoding 4-phosphoerythronate dehydrogenase PdxB produces MRILVDTNVPGAEACFGPLGELVRLPGREIDPAALRDVDALVIRSITRLDAATIDAAKAQGARLRFVGTCTIGTDHVDQAALARHGIAFASAPGCNAEAVVDYVLGSLLTLAECQGWRLAERRIGIVGVGNVGGRLRERFAAMGIECLACDPPRAQREGSDGFSDLETLIGECDVLCLHTPLVHEGPHATHHLLDAQRIVELAPGTLVLNAGRGDCIDGAALRQRLSGQGDISAVLDVWEGEPGIDPALRDLASLATPHIAGHSLDGKLRGTHQIYTALSRYLGLSTRLALSDLLPDPPVPRLALQGGLTPDEALRLCLRTVYDVRRDHDSLQRESRRLGIAQGFDVCRANYPLRRELSTLTVELGPDTMQLAPCLQGAGLGVTGSLA; encoded by the coding sequence GTGAGGATTCTCGTCGATACCAACGTACCCGGTGCAGAAGCCTGCTTCGGCCCGCTGGGTGAATTGGTGAGGCTGCCGGGACGTGAGATCGACCCCGCGGCCCTGCGCGATGTCGATGCGCTGGTGATCCGCTCCATCACTCGGCTCGATGCGGCAACTATCGATGCGGCCAAGGCGCAAGGTGCTCGCTTGCGCTTCGTCGGCACCTGCACCATCGGCACCGACCACGTCGACCAGGCAGCCCTGGCGCGTCACGGCATCGCATTTGCCAGTGCGCCGGGCTGCAACGCCGAAGCAGTGGTCGACTACGTGCTGGGAAGCCTGCTCACCCTCGCCGAATGCCAGGGCTGGCGACTCGCCGAGCGCCGCATCGGCATCGTTGGGGTGGGCAACGTGGGTGGACGGCTACGTGAACGTTTTGCTGCCATGGGCATCGAGTGCCTGGCCTGCGACCCGCCCCGCGCACAGCGTGAGGGCAGCGACGGTTTCTCCGATCTGGAGACACTGATCGGCGAGTGCGACGTGCTGTGCCTGCACACCCCACTGGTACATGAAGGCCCGCATGCGACCCATCACCTGCTCGACGCCCAGCGAATCGTCGAGCTGGCTCCCGGCACGTTAGTGCTCAACGCCGGACGCGGCGACTGCATAGACGGTGCTGCGTTGCGTCAGCGGCTGTCGGGTCAGGGCGATATCAGTGCCGTGCTGGATGTCTGGGAGGGGGAGCCAGGGATCGATCCGGCGTTGCGCGATCTAGCCTCACTGGCTACGCCGCACATCGCCGGCCATAGCCTCGATGGCAAGCTGCGCGGCACCCATCAGATCTATACGGCTCTGTCGCGCTACCTGGGGCTGTCGACGCGACTCGCCCTGTCCGATCTGCTGCCGGATCCCCCCGTGCCGCGCCTGGCACTGCAGGGCGGGCTGACGCCGGATGAGGCACTGCGGCTGTGCCTGCGCACGGTATATGACGTACGACGTGATCACGATAGCCTGCAACGCGAGAGCCGCCGGCTCGGCATTGCCCAAGGTTTCGATGTCTGCCGGGCGAACTATCCGCTGCGCCGCGAGCTTTCGACACTCACGGTCGAGCTTGGGCCCGATACCATGCAGCTGGCGCCTTGCCTGCAAGGGGCGGGGCTAGGTGTGACCGGGTCCTTGGCATAG
- the htpX gene encoding protease HtpX — translation MMRILLFLGTNLAVIVVASITLRLLGVEGYLTEQGMNFNALLIFCFIFGMAGSMISLFISKWMAKRSTGTVVITQPSNATEKWLLDTVAELAQQAGIKMPEVGIFPAQQSNAFATGWNKDDALVAVSAGLLNRMRPEEVRAVLAHEIGHVANGDMVTLALIQGVVNTFVMFFARVVAHLVDNFLRSRNEGAGLGFMGYFAVVIVAEIVFGLIASAIVAWFSRFREYRADAAGARLAGSGAMINALARLKAESNMPNQMPDTLTAFGINAGQTRKIMERLFASHPPLDDRIRALKEAAYR, via the coding sequence ATGATGAGAATATTGCTCTTCCTGGGCACCAACCTGGCGGTAATCGTCGTTGCCAGCATTACGCTACGCCTGCTCGGGGTGGAGGGTTATCTGACCGAGCAGGGCATGAACTTCAACGCCCTGCTGATCTTCTGCTTCATCTTCGGCATGGCCGGTTCGATGATTTCACTGTTCATCTCCAAGTGGATGGCCAAGCGCTCCACCGGTACGGTGGTGATCACGCAGCCGAGTAACGCCACCGAGAAGTGGCTGCTCGATACCGTGGCCGAGCTTGCGCAGCAGGCCGGGATCAAGATGCCGGAAGTGGGCATCTTTCCCGCACAGCAGTCCAACGCCTTCGCCACCGGCTGGAACAAGGATGACGCCTTGGTGGCAGTCTCCGCCGGTCTGCTCAACCGCATGCGCCCTGAAGAAGTGCGTGCGGTGCTGGCCCACGAGATCGGTCACGTGGCCAACGGCGACATGGTGACCCTGGCGCTGATCCAGGGCGTGGTGAATACCTTCGTGATGTTCTTCGCCCGGGTTGTGGCCCACCTGGTGGACAACTTCCTGCGTTCGCGCAACGAAGGCGCAGGACTCGGCTTCATGGGTTACTTCGCCGTGGTGATCGTCGCCGAGATCGTATTCGGCCTGATCGCTTCGGCCATCGTCGCCTGGTTTTCGCGCTTCCGCGAATATCGTGCCGATGCGGCCGGTGCCCGGCTCGCCGGTTCCGGCGCCATGATCAACGCCCTGGCCCGGCTCAAGGCCGAGAGCAACATGCCCAACCAGATGCCGGATACCCTGACCGCCTTCGGCATCAATGCCGGGCAGACGCGCAAGATCATGGAGCGCCTGTTCGCCAGCCACCCGCCGCTGGACGACCGGATTCGAGCACTCAAGGAAGCCGCCTACCGCTGA
- a CDS encoding pyridoxal phosphate-dependent aminotransferase — protein sequence MDTPTTFRKSHKLDNVCYDIRGPVLEHAKRLEDEGQRILKLNIGNPAPFGFEAPEEILQDVMRNLPTAQGYCDSKGLYSARKAIMQECQRKEIPSVGIEDIYIGNGVSELIVMALQALLNDGDEVLIPAPDYPLWTAAANLAGGHAVHYRCDEQADWAPDIADVRAKVTGHTRAIVIINPNNPTGAVYPPEVVRELLAIAREHDLVVFSDEIYDKILYDDAEHVSTGALADEDQLVVTMNGLSKSYRCAGFRSGWMILSGGVAMQRARDYIQGINMLASMRLCANVPAQHAIQTALGGYQSINDLILPGGRLLAQRDITYEKLNAIPGVSCTKAKGALYAFPRLDPKVYPIQDDQRLVLDLLLQEKILLVQGTAFNWPEPDHVRIVTLPWADQLGDALDRFARFLSRYRQ from the coding sequence ATGGACACGCCCACCACGTTCAGGAAATCGCACAAGCTCGACAACGTCTGCTACGACATCCGCGGCCCCGTGCTCGAACACGCCAAGCGGCTGGAAGACGAAGGCCAGCGCATCCTCAAGCTCAACATCGGCAACCCCGCCCCGTTCGGCTTCGAGGCCCCCGAGGAGATTCTCCAGGACGTGATGCGCAACCTGCCCACCGCCCAGGGCTACTGCGATTCCAAGGGTCTCTATTCGGCGCGCAAGGCGATCATGCAGGAGTGTCAGCGCAAGGAGATTCCCAGCGTCGGCATCGAGGACATCTACATCGGCAACGGTGTCTCCGAGCTGATCGTGATGGCGCTGCAGGCGCTGCTCAACGACGGCGACGAGGTCCTGATTCCGGCACCCGACTATCCGCTGTGGACCGCCGCCGCCAACCTCGCCGGCGGCCACGCCGTGCACTACCGCTGCGACGAGCAGGCCGACTGGGCGCCGGACATCGCCGACGTGCGTGCCAAGGTGACCGGCCACACCCGTGCCATCGTGATCATCAACCCCAACAACCCCACCGGGGCGGTTTATCCCCCCGAGGTGGTGCGCGAGCTGCTGGCCATCGCTCGCGAGCACGATCTCGTCGTGTTCTCCGACGAGATCTACGACAAGATCCTCTACGACGATGCCGAACACGTCTCCACCGGGGCGCTGGCCGACGAGGACCAGTTGGTGGTGACCATGAACGGGCTGTCCAAGAGCTATCGCTGCGCCGGCTTCCGCTCCGGCTGGATGATCCTCTCCGGCGGCGTGGCGATGCAGCGGGCCAGGGACTATATCCAGGGCATCAACATGCTCGCCTCGATGCGGTTGTGTGCCAACGTACCGGCCCAGCACGCCATCCAGACGGCACTGGGCGGCTACCAGTCGATCAACGACCTGATCCTGCCCGGCGGTCGCCTGCTGGCCCAGCGCGATATCACCTATGAGAAGCTCAACGCCATTCCCGGCGTGAGCTGCACCAAGGCCAAAGGGGCGCTCTATGCCTTCCCGCGGCTCGATCCCAAGGTATATCCCATACAGGACGACCAGCGGCTGGTACTCGACCTGCTGCTGCAGGAGAAGATCCTGCTGGTGCAGGGCACGGCCTTCAACTGGCCGGAACCCGACCATGTGCGCATCGTCACCTTGCCCTGGGCCGACCAGCTCGGCGACGCCCTGGATCGCTTCGCCCGCTTCCTGTCGCGCTATCGTCAGTAA
- the ylqF gene encoding ribosome biogenesis GTPase YlqF — MLGWYPGHMNKARRQIQEALPEIDVAIEVLDARLPYSSANPMLAGLTRHKPVLKILSRADLADPERTREWVEHFDSLPNTRALAVTTTNARELKRIPKLCHELAGQVRADRDVRVMVMGIPNVGKSTLINGLAGKAIAKTGNEPAVTKRQQKVRIQGRVALIDTPGVLWPKIEDQASAYRLAATGAIRDTAIDYVDVGVVTAAELARRYPESLKARYKLTELPPYAANPQAEQVEADGPQRIDLLAVAGFDGHAILTEIASRRGGLRPGGEVDLHRGAEVLLHELRDGKLGRLTLETPADIPVPADDEEAIGEAANNDSGNADTSA; from the coding sequence ATGCTCGGCTGGTATCCGGGACACATGAACAAGGCGCGACGCCAGATACAGGAGGCGTTGCCGGAAATCGACGTGGCAATCGAAGTTCTCGACGCCCGCCTGCCTTACTCCAGCGCCAACCCCATGCTCGCCGGCCTGACCCGCCACAAGCCGGTGTTGAAGATTCTCTCGCGGGCCGACCTGGCGGACCCGGAGCGTACCCGTGAATGGGTCGAGCATTTCGACTCGCTGCCGAATACCCGGGCACTGGCCGTTACCACCACCAACGCCCGCGAACTCAAGCGCATTCCCAAGCTGTGCCATGAGCTGGCCGGGCAGGTGCGCGCCGACCGCGACGTGAGGGTGATGGTCATGGGCATCCCCAACGTGGGCAAGTCGACTTTGATCAACGGCCTGGCCGGCAAGGCCATCGCCAAGACCGGCAACGAACCGGCAGTAACCAAGCGCCAGCAGAAGGTACGCATCCAAGGTCGCGTGGCACTGATCGATACTCCCGGGGTGCTGTGGCCGAAGATCGAGGATCAGGCCAGTGCCTATCGCCTGGCCGCCACCGGTGCCATTCGCGATACCGCCATTGACTACGTCGACGTGGGTGTGGTCACTGCCGCCGAGCTGGCCCGACGTTATCCCGAGTCGCTCAAGGCTCGCTACAAACTGACCGAGCTGCCGCCCTACGCCGCCAACCCCCAGGCGGAACAGGTCGAGGCCGACGGCCCCCAGCGCATCGACCTGCTGGCCGTGGCCGGCTTCGACGGCCATGCGATTCTGACCGAGATCGCCAGCCGCCGTGGCGGCCTGCGCCCCGGTGGCGAGGTCGACCTGCACCGTGGTGCCGAGGTGCTGCTGCACGAGCTGCGCGACGGCAAGCTGGGCCGCCTGACGCTGGAGACACCCGCCGACATCCCCGTCCCGGCGGATGACGAGGAAGCGATTGGCGAGGCCGCGAACAACGATAGCGGCAACGCCGATACTTCAGCATAA
- the msrB gene encoding peptide-methionine (R)-S-oxide reductase MsrB, with the protein MRKKIEKSDAEWQAQLTPEQYRVTRQQGTERPFSGDYQVTDEHGIYHCVCCNAPLFENEHKFEAHCGWPSFDRPLGQACVEERHDDSHGMQRTEVVCAHCDAHLGHVFPDGPPKSTGLRYCINSVSIAFHPGE; encoded by the coding sequence ATGCGCAAGAAGATCGAGAAGAGCGATGCCGAATGGCAAGCCCAGCTCACGCCGGAGCAGTACCGGGTGACTCGGCAACAGGGTACCGAGCGCCCCTTCAGCGGCGACTATCAGGTCACCGACGAGCACGGCATCTACCACTGCGTGTGCTGCAACGCGCCGCTGTTCGAGAACGAACACAAGTTCGAAGCCCATTGTGGCTGGCCCAGCTTCGACCGCCCGCTTGGCCAGGCTTGCGTCGAAGAGCGCCACGACGACTCCCACGGCATGCAGCGTACCGAGGTCGTATGCGCCCACTGCGATGCCCACCTGGGCCATGTCTTCCCCGATGGCCCACCCAAGAGCACGGGGCTGCGCTACTGCATCAACTCGGTGTCCATCGCCTTCCATCCCGGCGAATAG
- a CDS encoding ABC transporter ATP-binding protein — MAEPALSIRGLTKVYGNGFHALKGIDLDVEQGDFFALLGPNGAGKSTTLGVVCSLVQKTAGQVSIFGIDIDRDFARAKYHLGVVPQEFNFNQFEKVVDIVLAQAGYYGMPRREALPRAETLLKDLGLWDKRNGSARMLSGGMKRRLMIARALMHRPRLLILDEPTAGVDIELRRSMWEYMRRINREEGTTIILTTHYLEEAESLCRNVAIINHGEIVRNTSVRGLLAELDTETFLLDLARPVEQAPHIEGFEVHKVEGAQLAVVVHRGQRLNDVFTALGEQDIEVVSMRNRANRLEEMFVSMVEQGNDERREAERAEVGK; from the coding sequence ATGGCCGAACCGGCGCTGTCGATCCGTGGCCTGACCAAGGTCTACGGCAACGGCTTCCACGCCCTGAAGGGTATCGACCTCGACGTCGAACAGGGCGACTTCTTCGCCCTGCTGGGCCCCAACGGGGCCGGCAAGTCCACGACCCTGGGCGTGGTCTGCTCGCTGGTGCAGAAGACCGCCGGCCAGGTCTCGATCTTCGGCATCGACATCGACCGCGATTTCGCCCGCGCCAAGTACCACCTGGGCGTGGTGCCCCAGGAATTCAACTTCAACCAGTTCGAAAAGGTGGTCGACATCGTGCTGGCCCAGGCGGGCTACTACGGTATGCCGCGTCGGGAGGCACTGCCGCGTGCCGAGACGCTGCTCAAGGATCTTGGCCTGTGGGACAAGCGCAACGGCAGTGCGCGCATGCTCTCGGGCGGCATGAAGCGCCGCTTGATGATCGCCCGCGCGCTGATGCACCGGCCCAGGCTGCTGATCCTCGACGAACCCACCGCCGGGGTCGACATCGAACTGCGTCGCAGCATGTGGGAGTACATGCGCCGCATCAACCGCGAGGAGGGCACCACCATCATCCTCACCACGCACTATCTCGAGGAGGCCGAGAGCCTCTGTCGCAACGTGGCGATCATCAACCACGGCGAGATCGTGCGTAACACCAGCGTGCGTGGCCTGCTCGCAGAACTCGACACCGAGACTTTTCTGCTCGACCTGGCTCGCCCCGTTGAGCAGGCCCCTCATATCGAGGGCTTCGAGGTGCACAAGGTGGAGGGCGCGCAGCTTGCCGTGGTGGTGCACCGCGGACAGCGCCTGAACGATGTATTCACTGCCTTGGGTGAACAGGACATCGAGGTGGTTTCGATGCGCAACCGCGCCAACCGGCTGGAGGAGATGTTCGTGTCGATGGTGGAGCAGGGCAACGATGAGCGTCGCGAGGCCGAACGGGCGGAGGTGGGCAAATGA
- a CDS encoding ABC transporter permease: MSASQIAIALWTLVFKEIKRFTRIWPQTLLPPSITMAMYFIIFGSLIGSRIGEMDGFSYMDFIVPGLIMMAVITNSYSNVASSFFSNKFQRSVEEMMVSPMPNWVILTGFVLGGMSRGLGVGLIVTLVSLFFTRISVAHPLLTIGVVVLTAALFSIGGFINALLANKFDDVSIVPTFVLTPLTYLGGVFYSISLLPTFWQNASLLNPILYMVNVFRHGFLGVSDIPVGWALAAIVAFIVVLFTVALWMLERGKGIRS; the protein is encoded by the coding sequence ATGAGCGCCAGCCAGATCGCCATCGCCCTCTGGACCCTGGTCTTCAAGGAGATCAAGCGCTTCACCCGCATCTGGCCACAGACATTGCTGCCGCCTTCGATCACCATGGCCATGTACTTCATCATCTTCGGCAGTCTGATCGGCTCGCGCATCGGCGAGATGGACGGTTTCAGCTACATGGACTTCATCGTTCCGGGGCTGATCATGATGGCGGTAATCACCAACAGCTACTCCAACGTGGCCTCGAGCTTCTTCTCCAACAAGTTCCAGCGCAGCGTGGAGGAGATGATGGTATCGCCGATGCCCAACTGGGTGATCCTCACCGGCTTCGTGCTCGGCGGGATGTCGCGCGGATTGGGCGTAGGCCTGATCGTGACCCTGGTGTCGCTATTCTTCACTCGCATCAGCGTGGCGCACCCGCTGCTGACCATCGGCGTAGTGGTGCTCACCGCGGCGCTGTTCTCCATCGGCGGCTTCATCAACGCGCTGCTGGCCAACAAGTTCGACGACGTCTCGATCGTGCCGACCTTCGTGCTCACGCCGCTGACCTACCTGGGCGGAGTGTTCTACTCGATTTCGCTGCTGCCGACCTTCTGGCAAAATGCCTCGCTGCTCAACCCGATCCTGTACATGGTCAACGTGTTCCGTCACGGCTTCCTTGGTGTCTCCGACATCCCCGTGGGCTGGGCGCTGGCCGCTATCGTCGCTTTCATCGTCGTGCTCTTCACCGTCGCGCTGTGGATGCTCGAACGCGGCAAGGGAATACGGTCATGA
- the queF gene encoding NADPH-dependent 7-cyano-7-deazaguanine reductase QueF (Catalyzes the NADPH-dependent reduction of 7-cyano-7-deazaguanine (preQ0) to 7-aminomethyl-7-deazaguanine (preQ1) in queuosine biosynthesis) — MTHRPDTLEHAPLGRESAYPEHYDAGLLYPIPRAANRGPLGIEEGSLPFVGEDEWHAFEVSWLNARGKPLVAVARFRLPAESPNLIESKSWKLYLNSFNQTRFESREQVIDVLERDLAKAAGAHVAVELFGVDDTTLAACRLPGECLDELDIEIDDYTPSAEHLKVGEEMVEETLYSHLLKSNCPVTGQPDWGSVLIRYRGRRLDREGLLRYLIGYRQHQDFHEHCVEHIFTDLMAKAKPERLLVLARYVRRGGLDISPWRATPGERPPEPLRLARQ, encoded by the coding sequence ATGACACATCGCCCCGATACGCTCGAGCACGCCCCGCTGGGGCGCGAGTCCGCTTATCCCGAGCACTACGATGCCGGGCTGCTCTATCCCATACCACGCGCTGCCAACCGCGGGCCGTTGGGTATCGAGGAGGGCAGCCTGCCCTTCGTCGGTGAGGACGAGTGGCACGCCTTCGAGGTCAGCTGGCTCAATGCTCGTGGTAAGCCGCTGGTGGCCGTGGCGCGCTTCCGCCTGCCGGCCGAGTCGCCCAACCTGATCGAATCGAAGTCGTGGAAGCTCTACCTCAATAGCTTCAATCAGACCCGCTTCGAAAGTCGCGAGCAGGTGATCGACGTGCTCGAGCGCGACTTGGCCAAGGCGGCCGGGGCGCACGTCGCGGTGGAGCTGTTCGGTGTCGATGACACGACGCTTGCCGCCTGCCGGCTACCCGGGGAGTGCCTCGATGAACTCGACATCGAGATCGACGATTACACGCCCAGCGCCGAGCACTTGAAGGTCGGCGAAGAGATGGTCGAGGAGACGCTCTACTCGCACCTGCTCAAGTCCAACTGCCCGGTCACCGGCCAGCCCGACTGGGGCAGCGTGCTGATCCGCTATCGTGGCCGCAGGCTCGACCGCGAGGGCCTGCTGCGCTACCTGATCGGTTATCGCCAGCATCAGGACTTCCACGAGCACTGCGTGGAGCACATCTTCACCGACCTGATGGCCAAGGCGAAGCCTGAGCGGCTGCTGGTGCTGGCACGCTACGTGCGCCGCGGCGGGCTCGATATCAGCCCATGGCGCGCCACGCCGGGCGAACGCCCGCCGGAGCCGCTGCGCTTGGCGAGGCAGTAG